The Grus americana isolate bGruAme1 chromosome 5, bGruAme1.mat, whole genome shotgun sequence region AGCTTTTGCACAGGACTTAGATGCAAGCACATATATTCAGGCCTTGTCCAAGAACCACAGTGGAATCCTGAACTGTTAcgtcaggaaaaaaaccagcaaggaaAGGGAGTTCCTTAGCACCAGAAATGCAGAGGTAAGGAATCTGCCTTCTCAGGAGGACAAGAAGAAAGGCTCATGCTCGTGTGGGAGGAAAGGCACCATTCCTACAGACAGGCTGTTCAGACATTAACTGCTTCCCACTGTCCTTCTAGGTCAAAAGCAGAGTACAAGTCAAAAAGGACTTCACTCTAAATGGAATGCCTGGAGCCCTAGCAACTCAGTTAACAAGCCAAATGCACTCTATTACCTGATCACTCTGGCTGCCCAAGCACCACCAGGTCCTCTTTGGGCAGCATCATAATTCCCACGAGCATGGAAATATTTGTCGGCACCTTTATAATTTGCCTCACGCATGTCCTGGTATGCTCTGAACATATCCCATGCCcctgaagaaagcagagaaacagagatGATGTTGACTTTGAAGAGCCATCCTAGAAACAGTTAAGTACCATTTCAGCAGGAGCTGAAAGGCCCAAGGAGCAGTAACACAGAGAGGCGTTTCTCCACATCGGCCTTTGCACGGGGGTGTGCCCATGGAaaggggctgtgggggctgaTCAAGGCCCTCTTCCAGCAGGAGAAACCAGCAGGGTCATTCATGTGGCGCTGTGGACTCCCAACTCCGAGGACTGTGCCCATTGACTGCCAGTAACCTgtgcttggggaggggggttCCTGAGAGAAAGGCCCATGGTAACAGCAGCTTACCTCCCACTGCATCCCAGGCAAATCGTCCACCTCGTAGTAGTGGTGATAAGTCAGCACTTGCACATAGAATAAAGGAGAGCAACACAAAGCAGACACAGAGCCTCATGGTTCCCAGTCCAAGCCTGACACAGAGCTGTGAGACAATCAGAGAGATGAGTAGTTCTGGAGCACCTTTGAGAGACTGCTGACATAGCACCCATCACACCCATCGCTGTGCCTGGACAGCTGCCCCAGCGCTGATGGCTAGCCCAGGAACCTGCTTCTCCCCCCGACAAGGACTGATGCCCTCTGTGCAACCACAAGCTCAGCTAAGGACTCTGCAACAGAGGCAGATGGACGTGAGAAACTTGCATTTTAGCAttccctgctgctgctatcATGAGTACAGAGAAGCCCCACATGCTAAAGCATTAGTCCTGTTCCCAAATACCAGCTAAAATCACTGCATAGAGCTCACAAATTCAGAATATCACTCACCActgcagaaaggcaaaggagATGGAGCTTGTCTTGTGTGTCCTCTGACTCAGGGTATTTATAAGCAATTTAAACCCCTCAAAACAGGAAATTGGGAAAGAGATACCCATGGCTGGGAattcaccaccaccactccaTTTCCAAGACAGAAATCATTATGGTAAGCCTGTCCTTGTCCTTACTGAAAGTTCACAGCTCCTGTTACACAATATTTTAGAAAGTATGCAGTGCTTCTTCAGCTGTCCACGGGACTATTTGCTCCTCCTAACAAGCAGTGAGAAACTGCCTTGAAAGTGTTCTGTGTGCTTGAAATGTTACAGTTGGCTTAAGGGTGACACTTTCGTTCGGCTCTTGTGCTGGGCAGAGCTCGGAGGAGAAGGTGCCTGATCGTCCGCACTGTACATTGATGCACAAGGTTGGGTGGCTCTGTGTCTGTGCACAAGGGATGGTCAGCTGCATTACCATAATGGCTGCAGGAACTGCTAAGTCAAATTCCCATGTGTCCCAAGATAGAGCCCAGAGTTGATGGAATGGAAAACATGAAATGTTGCTCTTAATTCCATTGCAAAGGAAATTGTGTCCACCTACGTCCCTGCTGATAATGCTTTAAGATAGTGCACACAACATGCCACCATAAGGAAGGCCTGAATGGTTCATCCTGCCTTTGCTTGCTCTCACAGATCCTTCTCGAGGGACTTCCAGCCATCCTGCCacaacagcagctcagcagggcTCAAGTGGGCTAAACTTTCCGTAGAGAGTTTTTTTATGCAGCAGTAAACATTTTACCTTAGGGGAAGTTCAGATCCATACAGCCACAACTCTGCTAGATTTTAAGATCAATGTATTAACATTCAGGCCCCATTGGCATGGTTCACAGTTCACCGTGCTTTCTGCTTAGGAGCCTTCTTGCTGCTTGCTTCCCTTGGTTAACAACTGACACAACTGTTTCCCCTTCAGAAAGCTCTGGGTTTGAGTGCAGTTGCACTGTAGAATGAGTGCGCAGAATGTCTCCCCATTGTGCAGTCTCACACATGATTTAACAAGTCTGAGAGCTTCTTGATATTCCCTGCAGAAGAGGTACGTGTAGTTGCCTCATTCACAACTTTGTCACTTTAAACAATTAGATGTTGGAGCTGAAGGGCAGAGGCATGAGGTAAAAGAGGTGCAATAACAAACTGAGCTAATAAAGTGCCAGCAGCTAACTTCCTTGGGCATCGCTGGACTTCAAACAAGAATTTAGCTCAAGGGAAGAGGAGACATTTTGCACAGACAGGCCTGGAGCGGCAGGACAGACATTCTCTAGTATACTATATCTGAATGGAACAATTTGAGACAAGAATCTAACTCTGACCCATCGGACAAGGAAACCTTGCAAAAAGCAGGGGGCCAGACACATAATTTTGTCCCCCACCACCTGTGAACTTGATGGTTAACAGTATAACAGCTCAGTTACTGCAGAAACTGGAGTGCTGTATTTTGCTGCAACTCTGTTCACATCATAGTAATGACTTACACCCTTACAGTACACATCAGCTCAAGTGCCTTCTCTGCTGGCTGCAAGGAGCCCTGTCTGTcacctttttggttttgattaaacattccccccccaaaaaaaaaaaaaaaacaaaaaaccacaaaacccctaGAAAATTATTCCTGGAAGTTGGGGTACAGGCTTACTAAGGCATGTGCCATTTTGCCCAGGTACCTAGAACAGAGCATTACCTTCAAAACTGACTTAGGGAACTTTTCCCTACAAGAGCTCAGACATTTTTGGACCATAGAGGACATTTCTGAGTTTTCTGATGTGGTCTGATGTGTTTCACATTCTCTCCAAACTAAACTTTTCTGCTAAGAGCACAAACATGAGGATAATTTCAAGAAGGTAGGCACTGGAGGGGATTGTTACGAGATCTCGGCTTGCATCCCCTTGACTTGTCTCCAACAAGGAGGGGAGCAGCAGTGACAACAATGCTGGAGCTCCCTACAGTAACTGAGAGGAAGCACCAGCACTGTGTTCCAGCCGGTAACAGCCTGAGCACTGCTTTCCCATATCCACTTGGCCCACTTTCTGGGTCACAGCCCTTGACCCATGGAAACAAGCTACGGCTACAACTGTTGTTTTTGCAACAGAAATAAGCAAACTGCCCCTGAGCGTGCAGAAGGGTTTGAATGGAATATTCCTTTCTGACCTACCACTAAAACATGGGCTGTGTGTGCACACTGGGTAAACATAACACATATAGGGACCTCTGGGAGAGTGTGTTCTGGGTTTGTACATTCTGATATAGTTAAGATAAAAAACAACCTCAAACTGCTTGTCCTTTAATTCTAAGTATCTATAAATGCAAGCTATGTTCTGCAAACATTCCGCAATGCAGGTATTTTGCAATCTAAGTAAGTCCCAAATTGAGAAAGGGGATGAGGTGAATTCCCAGCTCAGGCACAATAATAGATGTGGTTATTCCTTATTCTGGGAAGTAATAGCACCTTATCTAAGTTTACGCAGACAATTATTTACTTCAGGAGTTTTGCCATGCTGCTGTACAGAATATTTACTAGCATTAGCCTCAGGTTTCTAGACACGTAGAGTGACCGCAAACTTGTCCCCTCTTCAGGAAACAGTTGGATATACAGATGTTTAtcttaaattaaattgatttccCTGTACATTTTGATGATGAGTCTAACTGAAACAATGTTTTGAGGCAGGTATGaagcttttattattaaataccACAAAAACTAACAGCAACAAAATCAACACAGCTTCTATTTAAAGTTGCTCTGAGCAAAGCCTTCTTTAttcatctctgcttttcaaGGGTCCCCTCCACCTACAGTCAGTCATGAAAACCAAAGATGAGCTGCAGCTCATCTGCTCCAGCGCTGGCTGCCTTAAACTGTATCAGTGGTGTATGCTTAGctggctggcaggagctggTAGGGGCTGTAGCTTTAGGATGAGGGCATTGCTCTGTACAACAGTAACTTCTAAACAGAAGACCATTTCATTTCATAGTCTCTTCACCCTACCCATACTGAGATGAACACACGCGTATCAAGAATAGGAAATAGCACTTTTCCAACTGTTCTTCAGAGAGTAAATTCTTACTCTTTATTGATAGCCAAGTTAGTTGAAATCATCAACACAAGTTCACTTTAGACACCAAATTTGAACAAACTCTTCCCATTATGTTAGCTATGTGACCGTTCTGacacaaaatgtaaaaaaacccctcagaatGGAAAGTTAGGATttattgtaaaaaaaccaagacaaaccaaaaaaagccctaaCCATCAGAGTTAACTAAGTGTACAAAAACCTCACAGAAATGAGACTGCTGTGTACACAAAATACACAGAGCAAATAAAGTGGAAATATTACATATGGAGGTAAGCCAGGTATATTCTTGGCAAGCCAGCCATCTTCCTCTAAGGAGGGCAACAGGAGTACTCAGCTGAAGCTGTACTACATTCACACACTGTATGAAATGGAGTTAGTTAAGTGCAACAGCCTCCAAGGTAGCAGCATGCTCATTTGGCAGGTAAGAGAACAGGCACCAACATCATCTGATTTGTGTAACCTCACCACATACTGCAGGTGCCTGGCTCCTATTCCAAGTCTTACTGTAAGAGCATGGGGTGATTCTGAAAGAAGGATCTGTGCTGTTTCCAATGTCAAAATCTAAGccccaaaagatttttttaaacttttctttttcaaaagtatGATATATTGGCTTTTCCACAAGCAACGCTATTAACAGATGAAAGCCTGCCACTAACTGTCTCCCTGTAACTTCGTTTCCTTGAGTGAAGGAACCAATCCTCCACAATAAAGTCTTTCTTGTGATTGAGCTGAAAGACTGCACCTCTCAAAAGCCTGAAAGTTTTATTACTAAGTCctatttcaatgaaaataaaagcattattttgCAGCACTGTAAGTGCTGCAAGACTACATAAAAAGATGCTttgtaaagaatattttcaaattatttcatgaCAAAATTAaggattttaataaaatttagtTCCAATGCAtgtgttaattttttgtttaaatgacatttgtgaaaaatcaaatattgaCCAGATGCTGTGTCCTTCTCCTGAAAATGTGAGAGTCTGACAGTGAAGAGGGCCAAAACTAGAAGCCTAAAAAAGAAACTTGTTCAAAGATGTATTAAGTGCAGAAAGAGTGCTGGTACAAAGCATAGTCTGTAAACGAGAAACAAAATCCAATATGAATCTTCATATTCtagcagatatttaaaaatacttctttcttGACAGCATCTATCTAAAAATACTTATCTAAaccttctgctttaaaaaagattattaaaatgAGACCTGCGGTCCTCTCACTTTCCCGAATGTCAGAATTCATTGTGGAAATTACCGAAgtttagtaaagcctttgacaccgtttcccacaccatcctcctggagaaactggctgcttatGGCTTGGAGGGGCAtatgctttgctgggtaaaaaaactggctgaatggccagGTCCAAAGAGTTGCGGTGACTGGAGTTAAATCCACttggcagctggtcacaag contains the following coding sequences:
- the LOC129207122 gene encoding serum amyloid A protein-like encodes the protein MRLCVCFVLLSFILCASADLSPLLRGGRFAWDAVGGAWDMFRAYQDMREANYKGADKYFHARGNYDAAQRGPGGAWAARVISDAREKWQSDMSGRGQEDTLADQEANAWGRNGGDPNRYRPAGLPSKY